In the Channa argus isolate prfri chromosome 6, Channa argus male v1.0, whole genome shotgun sequence genome, TAACTTTAGTGAACGTGCGATGTGTCATTCCGAGATGTTGATTTACGCACTGATGATTGGGAGGCTGCGCTGAAACATGGAGTAGGGTCTTTTGTATTGCTGCCTCTGATGGTGAGCAGTCTGATTCGGAGGTGACTCAGAGACTATCAGCCACAAAATGCCTGCTTATAATTCAAATCTAAGCATGAGCAAGATGggggtaatttaaaaaaaaataggaggACGAGTAGAGCTCAAGAggatgagttttttttcctcaccgagttgtctttgtcctgccTGGTAGAAAAACATGTGGTTCAAATAAGTGCGACCCCCCACAGATCCCCCTAAAGTCAGGCTCTCATTAGTGAATTATTTgtacagagcagaacagaggaTGGGAAACACAACTTGTTGCTGTTCAGCTTCTACAAAACACGGCCAAAGTCTGACGTGATGGTTAAAGGCGTGCAGTGAAAGAGTAAAAGGGGCTGTTTGAAACACTCGCCATGCAATAAATAGTAAAGAAGGTCTGGATAAGGCCTATGTAATATAAACTCCACTCCTCTCACTCTGAGGCCTCATCATTCACTGGCTCACAGCCCTGGAATGTCACTCACATTCCCCCTGACCTTCATCTGTCTCCTTCTGTGGTTGCTCGTATATCTGTGAGCTCCTcgatttgtgtttgttttaactttCTCAGAGCCTGTCAGAAGCCCACGCTCATGTATCTTACACCCATGAGGACAGCAATTTCCCTCCTCAAAACTCCCAGAATTTCTCTCTATCCCACTCACACGCCGTCTCTCCCACTCACTGTCTGCGTTTACTCTCATGTGGGGCTGAGTTGCTAAGGTCAGCTTATTCTCAGTCGatcttgttgtgtgtgttttttttttttttcctctccctcaaGGGCTACTAGTAAAGCCATCACCGAACTAGACGTGTTATGTCTCAGAGAAAGAGTCGACTCATTCGTAGTCGTGCTAAGAGAAAGTGAACTCACACTCAGGGGCTAGTAAGCGCTCAACGGGGGTCGCAGTGAGTCACCCTGTCAACTGTTTTGGCTTCTTACTCCTCACTGTGGGATGTCGCTTGTGACTCAGAAGGGACCGGGCTGCATCCTTTTGCCACATGCTTCCAAATTTCTCTTACTCTTTTGAACTTCTGATCCCAAACATTGAAAACCTAAACACACCAAACCACAAGTCTAAATCTCAAAGGGCTGACTTTTCCTTTCTGCTACATAAGACAGATCTCCATCTGCTGAGGGGAAGGTCTTCCAGCTTCAGAATGTTTCAAGGTCGCGTGATGATTTTAAGAAACAGTTATTTGAAGCTGGTGCACATCAGAAGccatgtgtgagtgagtgaagtTGTGGACATGTGCACCTGTGCCATTTTGTCCCCTCATTGCAATATCTCTGGATGCCTGTGGGCGAAATTGCAGAGTTTAGATGACGGGAAACTTCCACATCCTCAACTCTTGTGGCATCTGGAAGAAGACCAAAGACACTGTGACACAGGCTGTGCTTTTGTGTTACATGagtcaacattttaatttttggaATTTTATTGCAGTTCGGGCATTTCTACAGGTCATGATTCCAGAAAGCTTGAAAAATGTAGCTCCCACatgtattatttacttttaccttTAGATAACGATTGGGCTGGGACATATTGCTCACCACGTGAATATTTATTTCTGGTTAACCACACTGAAATGTAGTTCCCCCTATTTGCAATCTATGGTGACTGACAAACCCTACCGGTTAGGCAGCTCAATATCATGGGAAATTCAGTGCAGGTCTATCCCGCCTCCTGCTGGTTAAAAGGGACGCACATGGGAATGTTTCCTTCCTTTTGGGTGCCTCACACTtataaaacacatacacacacatgaacgAACACACAATCaatgttacttttatttaatctatGTGTCACAATACGTTATTAGATATCAATCAGTAAACcagtaaagtttgtttttattacttgaATTGagttataaatattttacttaaacttATATTTcgaataattaataataattattattataacattataataaataataagtatttttttatttcagaattttgtgttttaccCATATTTAGACGCAACCTTGCATTAGTGGTAAGATTTTCAAAGTTGacttcaaattttaaaattaaaaaaagacttttgcGACCTTTGCGACAGTCCATTCAATGGCGCACGTACCGGAAAACGGCAGTGAGGAGAAGATGGCGGAGGGAGGTAATGATGCAGAGCTACTCAAGGAGAAGGCGAATAAGTACTTTAAAGGTAATTTTGTAGACCCGTCAaggctgttgtttttgtgaaatgtctTTAGCAATTTGAGATGTGGGCACAAATTACCGTTGGGCATGATTGTGTTTCAACACGCTGCATTAGGAGCCGCTCGCTAGTATTGAGCTAGGCTAGCGCTGCTCAGGCAGCATGCTAACTGTGAACCCCATTCATTGGATTATGCTGCACTGAACTGAAACAGCGGCTAGCAAGTGTAGCCAACGCTAGCTAGCAGCAGGTACACAGCATCGACGTTAACCCATGCTGTCACGCGTGCGATGTCTAATGCGCCGTTAATTTACTCGGATTTGGTCTCATCCTGCGGTCGTAATCGCACGGTCCTGTAATGTGCTCCAGCATTGCATCGTTGTTCTTAATCACTCGTGTTGTCGGGCTGTCGTGTAGTTTAAAGAAAGGTACAGATACAACTGGAAATGTCTGGAAGCCAGCGGGCGCATGTGAGCAGCAGGAAGGCAGAGCGCCTGAAGTTCAGGAGaggattttgttgttgttgtttttttacatttgacctTCTCAATAGGCGCTAGTTCATTTTGTAAGCCGGCAACCAAACGGTAGTAATAATTGTTTGGATTGACAGAAGTATCGACAACGAAAGTGCTCTGACTCTGGTCCACTGCGCGCCTGTGTTGGTGGACTGTCATTTTCCTGATTGCATGTTATAGAGTATCGTTGTGAAATGCTTCCTGAAGGTGGAAGTTGGGGATTTCTAGAGGCCCAGTTATTACCGGTGTTGACACCGTGATGAGTCAGAGCAGATGTAATGGGAAGGCTGCCTGCTGTCAGATGCGCAGGATTGCCTTTTGTCTGAGCTATAGCATAATCAAGGGGGCAATGTTAGATGTGAAGGCAAAATCATAATTAAGCTGGAGTACACTGGGTTAGCAGTAGCTACATCCTCATAGTGCGCTTACTCATGGTTTAAAGGATGACTTCTGTCTCTCATAGTTCCCCGTTTTCTGACCAGACTGTGCAGTATggtccatgcagtgatgtcgGTGTGAGTGTGGGCTTGTTGCAGACCGAGATCAATGACTTGAAACTTAGGCCAAGTGCAAGCTGTGATTCTGTTTATTGTGACATCAGCATATAGCCAAAAATGTTGTTCTTGGTTTCAGTGTACCAAAATGCTTTGGGTGTCGCTGACAATTCTGAATCCAAGAGATCACTTCCCAAGGTGATACAGCAAATGTAGTCACACTGTCTAAACCCCAAATGCATTGTAATTATGAAAGTAAATCAAGGACAGGTCATTTCAGTGTGATTTATTGTGTACttaacttgtaaaaaaaaactgttaagtgATGTTTTTGTGAATTACCCAACCAACTATTTAGCTGACCGGGTAAAATTTTAGGGGATTTTTACAACCATGTAATCAGTGTAATGATGGTACTTTTATTTTCAGAGAAAGACTACGAAAATGCTATCAAGTACTACTCAGAGGCCTTGGAGCTCAATCCATCCAATGCCATCTACTACAGCAACCGGAGCTTGGCATACCTACGCACAGAATGCTATGGCTATGCCCTGGCAGATGCTACGAAGGCCCTGGAGATTGACAAAAACTACATTAAGGGATATTACCGCCGTGCCACCTCCAACATGGCACTGGGCAAGTTTAAGGCTGCACTTAAGGACTACGAGACGGTGAGAAATATAGCATCTTGTAAATGATTTTACACTTTGGAATCCACGTAGTCTATTGTAACAACATAAAGTGCATAAGTAATGTGCACAGTATTTcaaatttattatatatatatttttaaattaaaacaaagagctCGAAAGACCCATCTGTTGATATGCGACAATGAGTTAGGCCCCTCCTGTTAGCTTAACAGCCTAAAATAGGTACTATCTTTTAATCCAGTTATGATGCCAATTAGATCTGGTCTGACGCCACTCGCACCCCCGCTAAGTTGGTGTCTATTGTTATATGTGCTGTTCTCAAAGAAGGCcataaaaaacagcaacaaaggccTCTAATATTCAGCTGTAGGTGAGCCTTTCTTTTACTGAATCTTAAAATATCCATGCCATTGTTCAAATCCATTGTTCAAATCCATCATGCAGAGTAGTGTTACTGAATATGTTAAATGTCCATTCATAGCACCACACAGAGACCGTTCTTTTAAATTAGATCCTTGATAAACCTTTAATTAGTGCTTACATTTTGCTCTTTGTAGCTAAATGCTACAAAGCTAACAAATCCTATTTAAAGACTAAAAGTAACAATGAATTGCATCTACCTGCTGTAACCTCTGTAAATCTGGAACCTGAGTTTATCTGTGCCACAACTCTCCATTGTTGTTCAAAAGCTATTACAAATGCATCAGTGAGCCTAAAGCGCActactgggtgacatgtttcttcatcacGAAAAATCAGATATACTATATATAGTGTCCACTGTAACATcttaattgttgttttaatgatttgtaAACTGATATTATCCTGTAGAAAAAAACCAGTAACACAATTTGAGAGTCCACACATTCACTGTGTCGATGTGTGTGCGCAGTGAGATTGCATGTAGTGTGGTGCATGGTTGCCGCACTAAAAcccaaaatgaatgaatgaagttaAAAACGAGTGAATTAAGAGCACTAGAAgacaaaattaatttctaaaCAGTCATGGAGGTGGCTTGGCTTTGAAACTATGCATGTTGGTGAGAAGAAAACAACTAGAACAACGTGTTTCACTATCTGTGAAATTACCACTGCACAGAATGTGGAATATGAAAAGTTTCATGAGTCCCGTGTCCATAACAGGCCTAAACCAGCCAAACTACAATAGCACCCAAAGACTAATCGTGACCATCACTTTGTATCAGACTtagaaaattaatttcagaaaCTAAAAACTTTTCAGCCAGTGACTAGACATgattcattgttggtttcaATCTTTTAATGAGacttgtcaaaaacaaaaaaattgcagaAAATTACTGACTTTATGCTTAATACCTGCCAGTAATTAACCAGTGTGGTTATTTGATGTCTTTCCCTCGTCTGATGACAGGTAGTAAGGGTTCGGCCAAATGACAAGGATGCAAGGATGAAGTATCAGGAATGTAACAAGATTGTGAAACAGAAGGCTTTTGAGAGAGCCATTGCTAGCGATGAGACAAAAAAATCTGTCGTGGACTCTTTGGATATTGAAAACATGAGTAAGTTTTCCTCTGTTACCGGACAAATACAAGTGGAATCTGTATTAATAATGTGCTTGACAAAAAGCACTGATGTTAGCATTGGTTAAACCATTTCATTCGTTACTTGATGTTTGATTTGAAGATGATCTTGTGTTGCAGCGATTGAAGATGACTACGTAGGCCCCAAACTTGAAGATGGAAAGGTCACATTGAAATTCATGAATGAGATGATGGATTGGTTTGAGGACCAGAAGAAACTGCATAGAAAGTGTGCTTATCAGGTTTGTTTATGTGAAATACAGAGAACCTCGGTGAAGGAAAGTTAACTGTACTCGtagttaaatatttttgttgtctttcagATTTTGGTTCAGGTTAAGGATGCCCTATCAAAACTACCAAGTCTTATTGAAATCACACTAAAAGAGGTACGGACTGCAGATATCAAATCAGATTTATGTAATTAATGATCAATGAATTATCATCTCTAGGGTGAGTcacagaatgaaataaaaataatatgccattctgtttttctgtttttcttttgaacagacagaaaaaataacTATTTGTGGTGACACGCACGGGCAATACTATGATCTCCTCAACATCTTCAAGTTGAATGGCTTACCCTCGGACTCCAACCCTTatgtatcctttttttttttttttaaactagtgttcaatgtagtttaattttatttttatttttttactattgtGTATTCAAAAGAACAACAATAGCCAAATCTAGAACTGGTGTGTCATAGTGCTTAACCTCAGATTCCAGCTGTTTAATGGCGACTTTGTGGATCGTGGCTCTTTCTCTGTTGAGGTCATTCTTACCCTCTTTGGTTTTAAGCTGCTCTACCCTGACAACTTCCACTTGCTTAGGGGTAAGAGCGCTCACTTTGTGTTGGATGCGTTTGGACAGTCTACAAATGTTTGCTCTCTCATGTCTTAATTGCATTGTCAGAAAGTTTAAAGCACAACAGtgcaattcatttatttgcaattTCTGTGCGcactttttatttggtttcagtttaaataatCTTCTATAGTTGTTTGAAGTGGATTGTACTGTGTACAATAACCAAGCTTATACCTGCAGGTAACCATGAAACAGACAACATGAACCAGATGTATGGATTTGAAGGAGAGGTCAAAGCCAAATACACAGCTCAGATGTTCCAGCTGTTTAGCGAGGTCTTCCAGTGGCTGCCGCTTGCACAGTGTATCAACAACAAAGTATTGGTGAGTCCAGACAACAATGGTTCATCAGCACAGGGCCAGTCCTATAATTGCAGATCATGGTTTCAGTTTAACTCACTTTGCACACAAATGTCTAATGAGATATCTTTATCTTAGGTTATGCACGGGGGACTATTCAGTGAAGATGGTGTCACATTGGAGGACCTTAGGAAGATTGACAGGAACAGACAGCCTCCAGACACAGGTAGGGTCAGACTCCAAGTGCACCATCAATATAGCACATCCTATAAGGAACCAGCTTTGGAACTTAACACCGCAACATCTTAACACCATCCTCCACTTTTCCACAGGTCCCATGTGTGACCTCCTCTGGTCAGATCCACAGCCTCAGGTCAATTACCACCCACCCATAATTTTAAACGTTTGATGAACTCAACATTGAGTCCGCCTCCGTTTTGGATTAATAATCATCTTTCTCTATCTCATGCAGAATGGTCGGTCAATCAGCAAGCGCGGAGTGAGTTGTCAGTTTGGGCCAGATGTGACAGAACGCTTCCTGGAACAGAACAAGCTGGACTTCATTGTGCGTAGTCATGAGGTCAAAGCTGAGGGCTACGAGGTCACTCACTCAGGGAAGTGCATCACCGTGTTCTCAGCACCCAATTACTGGTACGTAATCACGCCGACTGACTTAGAGTCATCTCTTACAGAGGCTCTCTGCTTCACTCACTGCCTTTGCCTTCCCCTAGTGATCAGATGGGAAACAAAGGAGCGTATATCCACCTCAGGGGATCGGACCTCAAGCCAGAATTTCACCAGTTCACTGCTGTGGTCAgtatattgtacttttaaaatgctttattttgaaaacactgcTAATCAATTCACAAAAGTGCATTTTACGGTGTATAGCTTTAGCTATTTGAAGCTCACGCAGAACAGCAGCTTCAGCCGCAGTGTTCTGCGAACTGAGTTCCAGCTAAGAGTAGCCTCTGCTGCTCCAATACCGATGTTCAGGACAGGCAGTACtctaataaaaatgatttactgTGCAAGCAACATCCCATGCTCTGAGTAGAGATCCATTTCAAAGCGGGGAGTTACTGTTAGACTCAAAGTTTTTACATCCTTGGGACACTTATCCCCGCTGTGTAAGTGTTTTCAGCACCTGATGTTAACAATACACAGGTTACTCCTATCATTCAGAAAAGCAAGGACGTGTACTATCTTGAATCAAAGCAGTCCATTCATGCTAATTCGGTAAAGAATACTAGCTATTTACTGCCCTCAAGTAAATACAGCTTGTTTAGTCTGATCTGATGTTCTCCAAGGAAACATGGACGTCGTGCAGCATTTTTAGTTGTGTTCGATAGAATTTTATCTAGGCAGTCAGAGTAGTGacagatgaataaataatgtaattgtaattacAGTGTTGAATTTATATTTCAAGTGAATCTGAGTTTATTTAGTTAATGTAGCTGTTTTATTAAAGAATGATGTGTTTAAATAATTCCTGAGGACTGACCGTTAACATGGATAACGCTTGAAGAAATTGCATAAAATTTGATTTGCTACCTACCGACCAGAATTCATCTGCCATAGATAAGTGACCCATTGTCGTAAGAAAACATATCAATGTTAGGCCTGTttgttcattattaaaaaaatggaaagtttATCCATAAACAGTTGTACAGACTATTAACACCCATCATTTTGGCAGGAGAGTAGAGCCAGTGCACATGCTCACGCAGACCAATGCAGTTCATTGTTGTTGACTGACCTCCTGCTTCGAAAACATATCAACATATTTCGGAATTATGCTTACTAATTTAAAGAATCTTTTAATAGTAACACAACTGTTacttgcaactttttttttaacaacattcacatttgtttttgtaacatGGGGTTAACTTGATGCACAACTGTAGTGGGTCCAGTTTATAAGTGTCTAAACTGCTTGATTACAAGTAAAATAATcctgaaatttaaaatgatgtaaaaattattttgtgattAAGCAGTTAGGTAAAGACTGGATTAAGATAGAAATAACTATTTAGGGTGGTAAACTTTGCAACTAGACAATGGTAGTAATAAGTTTGCAGCctaatcagaaaaaaaagctgattgaAGTGTGATCTGAGCTTTTCGTCTCATTTTTCTTCACAGCCTCATCCGAATGTCAAGCCCATGGCATATGCCAACACGCTAATGCAGTTGGGGATGATGTAGAGTCCACCTGGATCTGTTCGTGACATCGACAACCTCTCATCTGACCTAAACCATCCCAGCCACCTCACTCCCTCCAGCGCTCGGACGTGCTCTCCTTCATGCATAGCCTAAGGGATCCCTCTCCCTGACAAACTTGAGCTAGTTAAGTGCAGAAAACGTGGTATAGTTCAGATGGGAAGAGATCGCTTAGACCAGACCAGTCCAGAACTGGGCCACTCATGTTATTATTTAAActggaaaatgtatttccatTGCCCACTTCCTCATAAGCTCAAtcaaggagaaaagaaaacaactatAAGAATATCAGACGAGTCTCCTCTGAGCTGCTTGGTTTTTGCATATTTGATGTACTCAGCAGGTGGGATCGAATGCCTGGTATGTACCAAAGATCTGTACTGAAAATGATTGTTCAGTTTTTACAAGGTGCATCTTGTGACTCTGAAACCTAGAAGAATTGTACTATTGGCCAGTGTATGCAGCTTAGAGGATTGTAAACTGGTATAAGAGCATCATAACTCAGTGTTACTCAGACCACCCTTCAGTATGTccatgttattttgtttttattttacagtaatacaaaaatattactcATACAGTCCCAgtcccaaaacaaaaaaaaaaaaaaaaaaaaaaagagatcagAGTTGTCTCTGGGTACACTTAAAGGTGCTGTTTGCCATTAGTGGTGTGTTTAGCTGGTTCAGTCATCTAGCTGGTAACATTTCATTTGCACTGCTTCCCGTGGAGGAAGATACCGCTGCTCTCCATGTTTTCATCTTTGACTGTTTGACATTGTGCCACTTACCCGGCAGCTCCCGCACAGTCTACAACTAGCTTTGGTGTAAGGCAAACACTGATGGCACTTGCCGGTGACTTAATACCCCCATATGTGGATTTCTTCAGTACACAAACGTCCAAAACGTACTCCTGTCTTGAAACGCACAGCTGCATTGTTAAATGACCCTCAACTTTTTAGATAAAGAAATACACTTaagtgtatgtatatatatactgtatcatTTAAAGAGTCTGTGTAATGTTTGgagaaaaatattgaataaaaaaaaaatcaagtccAGTGATTTTAGAAACAAGCTGGTATCTTTCTTTGCCTTATAAGATGGCCGTAGCCGCAGTTTCTAACCCTCGTGTATCCGCTTACGATCGCTTTTTCTTAAAGTTATTTAACGTGCGACGTTTTGAAAACCCGGAAGATCGTTTGAGTGCACATATCGTCGTTCTGTGGGTGCTTTCTGGTCGCCCAAATGTTTGTCTAATTATCTGGGTGGTGAAATATGCAGGCAATTAAACGATAAACAATAAATTTCACCATTTTTCAAACTAGCGAATCTTTCTGAATCATAGCAAAGATGGCGGACAGACCAACTACAGGACAGGAAATCGCATCAACTTTGGGAAACTGGCTTAAAATGTTTTCGTGCAGCGGCAAGTTTTTTCACCCGGAAGGTTAGAAGAGTTTCTCTAGATAGTGAACACATCACCATAGCCAGAGGCGCTTATTACGACCTGCggggttttatttttcaagcaTCGCCAATTCACGACTCAAGAGAAGCCGCTTCATTTTAAGGCAACAGTCGCATTGATATGACGACATATGACGCGCCTCAACAGCTGATCGTCACTACGCGCCACGAGTTGACAACACAGCACGAGTTTCACCTTGTAATCTCAGCTGGAAACACTGACATCGGCTCGAGATGCCAAAATATTGTTCGttccaaaactgtaaaaatgattCCGGTAACGGCAACGACAGGAAGAGCTTCTACAAGTAAGCCGGTTGTGTTATTCCGTGTTTTAGCTTGCTAGGTTTGCTGCACTGAGAGAAGTTAGGTGACGCTTCTTAGAGCACGAAGCAACTTGTGCGTTCGCTGAACCTTCCACAGCGTTGAGTTTCATATTGATgcggaccaaaaaaaaaatcaagtttttatttttatttttttattttgccgtTTTGGTCTGACCTTTGAGACATTCTGAATATTGTTTGACTCGTGCTTTTCGGCTGTATGCGGGTCTGAGGACTGAGCTTTATTGACAGAAGAATTGAAGATAAAGGAGTTGGGGAAATGTTCAGTTGAGTCTTGTTTTGTGGGTTATGCACATCAGGAACACCGAATCTAGTGGTGATGTCATTTTTAACTAGGAGCTGGGAGATGAACACAGGAATCCGTTCGGAAAACTTGCAGTGTCATTTATGCAGGTCTACCTCATCGTTTCATTAGTTACACCTGTACAAGCTAACGCAATCCAATGCCGCAGCTCTGCCGTAAATTCCAATTTTATAAGTCAGAATTCGAATCCTGGATCTCCTCCAGGTACCTGAGTTTCCCCCCCAAAGAGATGCAagttaggttaattgttgaATCAAAAATGCCCAGAGgtgtaaatgtcagtgtaaaCGGTTTGTGTTGGCGTTGagaaagactggagacctgtctggGGTGGACCCtccctctcacccaatgacggctgggataggctccagccatCCGTGACCCTGAATAGGATAAGGGGTTAAGATGACTGGATAGATGGATGATAAAGCCTTAGGAAGCATTTTCCCTGCTGTTctgtcatttgaaacatttcacGTTTTTATTGTGTTCTAGGTTTCCTCTACAGGACCCGGTACGGCTCCAGCAGTGGCTGAGGAACATGGGACGTGAGAACTGGACTCCCTCTCGACATCAGTATATTTGCCATGAACATTTTGCACCTTCATGCTTCAAGGTGCGGTGGGGGATACGTTACCTTGAGAGTGATGCGGTGCCCACAGTCTTCCAGGAGGCCGgggtaaaacaaaaaacgtgCTACAGtctttgaattacatttttagggCTGCAG is a window encoding:
- the ppp5c gene encoding serine/threonine-protein phosphatase 5 isoform X2 gives rise to the protein MCSSIASLFLITRVVGLSCSLKKEKDYENAIKYYSEALELNPSNAIYYSNRSLAYLRTECYGYALADATKALEIDKNYIKGYYRRATSNMALGKFKAALKDYETVVRVRPNDKDARMKYQECNKIVKQKAFERAIASDETKKSVVDSLDIENMTIEDDYVGPKLEDGKVTLKFMNEMMDWFEDQKKLHRKCAYQILVQVKDALSKLPSLIEITLKETEKITICGDTHGQYYDLLNIFKLNGLPSDSNPYLFNGDFVDRGSFSVEVILTLFGFKLLYPDNFHLLRGNHETDNMNQMYGFEGEVKAKYTAQMFQLFSEVFQWLPLAQCINNKVLVMHGGLFSEDGVTLEDLRKIDRNRQPPDTGPMCDLLWSDPQPQNGRSISKRGVSCQFGPDVTERFLEQNKLDFIVRSHEVKAEGYEVTHSGKCITVFSAPNYCDQMGNKGAYIHLRGSDLKPEFHQFTAVPHPNVKPMAYANTLMQLGMM
- the ppp5c gene encoding serine/threonine-protein phosphatase 5 isoform X1, which gives rise to MAHVPENGSEEKMAEGGNDAELLKEKANKYFKEKDYENAIKYYSEALELNPSNAIYYSNRSLAYLRTECYGYALADATKALEIDKNYIKGYYRRATSNMALGKFKAALKDYETVVRVRPNDKDARMKYQECNKIVKQKAFERAIASDETKKSVVDSLDIENMTIEDDYVGPKLEDGKVTLKFMNEMMDWFEDQKKLHRKCAYQILVQVKDALSKLPSLIEITLKETEKITICGDTHGQYYDLLNIFKLNGLPSDSNPYLFNGDFVDRGSFSVEVILTLFGFKLLYPDNFHLLRGNHETDNMNQMYGFEGEVKAKYTAQMFQLFSEVFQWLPLAQCINNKVLVMHGGLFSEDGVTLEDLRKIDRNRQPPDTGPMCDLLWSDPQPQNGRSISKRGVSCQFGPDVTERFLEQNKLDFIVRSHEVKAEGYEVTHSGKCITVFSAPNYCDQMGNKGAYIHLRGSDLKPEFHQFTAVPHPNVKPMAYANTLMQLGMM